Proteins found in one Salvia splendens isolate huo1 chromosome 10, SspV2, whole genome shotgun sequence genomic segment:
- the LOC121750983 gene encoding probable gamma-secretase subunit PEN-2: MDDDSRAALSNLHPVAGAGNLLPTTDEASSSTGRSVRIEWPTIDGPLGLSHEESLTYARRFFKLGFLFLPFLWAVSCFYFWPVLRHPHSHQSHPRLRRYLVGSAIGFLLFTTVLSSWALTFVVGGERLFGHVWGELVMYNVAEKYGLAGWI; this comes from the exons ATGGACGACGATTCAAGGGCAGCCTTGTCCAATCTCCACCCCGTCGCCGGCGCCGGGAACCTTCTTCCTACCACCGACGAGGCTTCATCTTCTACAGGTAGATCGGTGCGGATCGAATGGCCCACGATCGACGGCCCTCTCGGCCTCTCTCATGAAGAATCGCTAACCTACGCCCGCAGATTCTTCAAATTGGGGTTTTTGTTCCTACCTTTCCTATGGGCGGTTAGTTGCTTCTACTTCTGGCCTGTCCTCCGCCACCCCCATTCTCATCAATCTCACCCGCGCCTCCGCCGTT ATCTTGTTGGATCAGCAATTGGTTTCCTCCTTTTCACAACAGTTCTTTCTTCATGGGCTCTTACCTTTGTCGTTGGAGGGGAGCGTCTGTTTGGCCATGTTTGGGGGGAATTGGTAATGTACAATGTGGCAGAAAAATATGGCTTAGCTGGATGGATCTAG
- the LOC121750924 gene encoding integrin-linked protein kinase 1-like, giving the protein MSNIVHHYWFDMQMIGNFLSFASRGDRVGLNEMLRQGMPPNVQDYDNRTALHLAASEGHASIVELLLAYNADVNLRDRWQRTPLADAKLYQHRDICRILELNGGRDLMEDHEMHVCLEDDPQENIDISELNLQNSSIIKQGLFGESEKVKWRGTCVVKTVISRHIQHPVKMVLTAKDNTLLGELRHPNILEFLGSIVQGEEIILITEHLPKGNLDDLLAKKGKLDPATCLRYALDIARGMNYLHQHKPQPIVHNHLDTRNLLIDEGDQVKIGEYWIQMLYEQIHPNSEKSWLEDSSDNLDASYDTNKDIYDFGHIFHQMLEGKPITNMYDYMHLKSVEFEKKFNISGCPGQIFQLIKQCCSKDSCQKPSFEAVIEILEEVILLLKIAGCNVC; this is encoded by the exons ATGTCGAATATCGTTCATCACTACTGGTTCGACATGCAAATGATAGGGAATTTCCTGAGCTTTGCTTCGCGAGGAGACAGGGTTGGATTGAATGAGATGCTGAGGCAGGGAATGCCACCCAACGTGCAGGACTACGATAACCGTACTGCGCTTCATCTCGCCGCCAGCGAAGGTCATGCCTCCATCGTCGAGCTTCTTTTGGCCTACAACGCCGACGTCAATCTCAGGGATCGATGGCAACGAACA CCATTGGCAGATGCAAAGCTGTATCAGCATCGAGATATCTGCAGGATCCTTGAACTAAATGGAGGTCGAGATCTTATGGAAGACCATGAGATG CATGTATGTCTTGAGGATGATCCACAGGAGAATATTGATATCTCTGAGCTGAATTTACAGAATTCATCCATAATCAAACAG GGCCTATTTGGTGAGTCGGAAAAGGTCAAGTGGCGTGGAACTTGTGTTGTTAAAACAGTCATCTCCAGACACATACAGCATCCTGTGAAAAT GGTGCTGACTGCTAAGGATAATACTCTTCTTGGTGAACTTCGACATCCAAATATTTTGGAATTTCTTGGATCAATAGTGCAGGGTGAAGAAATTATTTTAATCACTGAACACTTGCCAAAG GGCAACTTGGATGACCTTTTGGCCAAAAAAGGGAAGTTGGACCCTGCAACTTGTCTTCGTTACGCACTTGATATTGCTAG GGGAATGAATTATCTTCATCAGCACAAACCCCAACCCATTGTTCACAACCATTTGGACACTAG GAACTTGCTAATCGATGAAGGCGACCAAGTCAAGATTGGAGAGTATTGGATTCAAATGTTGTATGAGCAAATACACCCAAATTCTGAAAAGT CTTGGTTAGAAGATTCTTCTGACAACCTTGATGCTTCATATGACACCAACAAAGACATCTATGACTTCGGACATATCTTTCATCAg ATGTTGGAAGGAAAACCGATCACCAATATGTATGACTATATGCATCTGAAGTCTGTTGAGTTCGAGAAGAAGTTCAACATAAGCGGGTGCCCGGGGCAAATCTTTCA ACTGATAAAACAGTGTTGTAGCAAAGATAGTTGCCAAAAACCATCATTTGAGGCAGTGATAGAGATTCTGGAGGAGGTTATCTTGCTGCTTAAAATTGCTGGTTGTAATGTTTGTTAA
- the LOC121750946 gene encoding target of rapamycin complex subunit LST8-1, whose protein sequence is MSQQPSVVLATASYDHTIRFWEAKSGRCYRTIQYPESQVNRLEITPDKRYLAAAGNPHIRLFDVNANSPQPVMSYDSHTNNVMAVGFQCDGNWMYSGSEDGTVKIWDLRAPGCQREYESRAAVNTVVLHPNQTELISGDQNGNIRVWDLTANSCSCELVPEVDTAVRSLTVMWDGSLVVAANNRGTCYVWRLMQGTQTMTNFEPLHKLQAHDQYILKCLLSPELCEPNRYLATASSDGTVKIWNVDGFTLEKTLVGHQRWVWDCVFSVDGAFLITASSDSTARLWSMSTGEEIKVYKGHQKATVCCALHDGTEPS, encoded by the exons CTGCAAGCTACGATCACACAATTCGTTTCTGGGAAGCAAAAAGCGGGCGCTGCTATCGAACAATCCAGTACCCTGAATCG CAAGTGAACAGGCTTGAGATTACACCTGATAAGCGCTACCTGGCTGCAGCCGGAAATCCTCATATTCGACTGTTTGATGTCAATGCAAACAGCCCTCAGCCA GTGATGAGCTATGATTCACACACTAATAATGTAATGGCTGTTGGATTTCAATGCGATGGAAATTGGATGTATTCAGGATCTGAAGATGGCACTGTGAAGATTTGGGATTTAAG AGCACCAGGGTGCCAGAGAGAATATGAAAGTCGTGCAGCAGTTAACACAGTGGTTTTGCACCCCAATCAG ACTGAACTGATCTCTGGGGACCAAAATGGTAATATCCGAGTCTGGGATTTGACAGCAAATTCTTGCAGTTGTGAGTTG GTACCAGAAGTCGATACAGCAGTGCGATCCTTAACTGTAATGTGGGACGGCAGCTTGGTGGTTGCAGCAAATAACCGTGGAACATGCTATGTGTGGCGTTTAATGCAAGGAACGCAG ACTATGACCAACTTCGAGCCACTTCATAAACTTCAAGCTCATGATCAATATATACTTAAGTGTCTGCTTTCACCAGAATTGTGTGAGCCTAATCG GTATCTGGCTACTGCATCTTCGGATGGTACTGTCAAAATATGGAACGTGGATGGTTTTACGTTGGAAAAAACACTAGTAG GTCACCAGCGCTGGGTTTGGGACTGTGTTTTCTCCGTCGATGGTGCTTTCCTAATCACAG CTTCATCGGATTCAACTGCAAGATTGTGGTCCATGTCCACCGGTGAGGAGATCAAAGTCTACAAAGGACATCAAAAGGCAACTGTGTGCTGTGCTCTTCACGATGGGACTGAGCCTTCATGA
- the LOC121750929 gene encoding U-box domain-containing protein 26-like, with protein MKCEEISIPPYFRCPISLDLFEDPVTLWTGQTYDRSCIERWLAAGNSTCPVTMQKLVDSSMVPNHTLRHLIQEWLHSHGYSLDDWAHPVARIKQIIESDEFDSETKITALEDLHSLSQDLPHKNSCLISLGFFEILVFQIFKNVGRSGSLKHVEKALSSALNLMPFSELGCLNILKQDDNYAVMLSLLEESTVFIKNGLCLVIEAISREIKMKPLREKLGNSDRIVRAIVDMVRQRESEEAIRAVSALSLLESNRGNIVRHGAVEGLVACLSSAEAQRRSTAVGAIEKLVAERSGREAVVNHPWGLRGVVKMVFRVCEHEGSESAVNTLLVLCAESEGARERAIGEGVLTQLLLLLQSQTGSRTKAKARLLLKLLRSKSSVL; from the coding sequence ATGAAGTGTGAGGAGATCAGCATCCCTCCCTACTTCAGGTGCCCCATAAGCCTCGACTTGTTCGAGGATCCGGTCACTCTTTGGACCGGCCAAACCTACGACCGATCATGCATAGAGAGATGGCTAGCTGCCGGGAATTCAACGTGCCCCGTCACAATGCAGAAGCTCGTCGACTCCTCCATGGTGCCGAACCACACGCTTCGCCATTTGATCCAAGAATGGCTCCACTCCCACGGCTACTCTCTCGATGATTGGGCTCACCCGGTTGCTAGAATCAAGCAGATCATCGAGTCGGATGAGTTCGATTCAGAGACTAAGATCACTGCCTTGGAAGACCTCCATTCCCTCTCCCAAGACCTCCCCCACAAGAACTCTTGCTTGATCTCACTCGGCTTCTTTGAGATTCTGGTTTTTCAAATATTCAAGAATGTGGGGAGGAGTGGTAGTTTGAAGCATGTTGAAAAAGCTCTATCGTCTGCTCTGAATCTAATGCCTTTTAGCGAGCTGGGGTGTTTGAATATATTAAAACAAGACGATAACTATGCAGTGATGCTCTCTTTACTCGAAGAAAGCACTGTTTTCATCAAGAATGGGTTGTGCCTTGTGATCGAGGCAATCTCAAGGGAGATAAAGATGAAGCCTCTCCGCGAGAAGCTCGGGAATTCAGATAGAATCGTTCGAGCAATAGTGGATATGGTTAGGCAGCGCGAGTCCGAGGAGGCTATCAGAGCGGTTTCAGCGCTCTCTTTGTTGGAGTCGAACCGAGGGAACATTGTGAGGCATGGCGCAGTGGAAGGGCTGGTGGCGTGTTTGTCGAGCGCGGAGGCGCAGAGGAGAAGCACGGCGGTGGGGGCAATTGAGAAGCTTGTGGCAGAGAGAAGTGGGAGAGAGGCGGTGGTGAATCATCCGTGGGGGTTGAGGGGGGTGGTGAAGATGGTGTTCAGAGTGTGTGAGCATGAAGGGAGTGAGAGCGCGGTGAATACGCTGCTGGTGTTGTGTGCGGAGAGCGAGGGGGCAAGGGAGAGGGCGATCGGGGAAGGAGTGTTGACAcagttgctgctgctgctgcagaGCCAGACCGGTTCGAGGACGAAAGCTAAGGCCAGGCTGCTGCTCAAGTTGCTAAGATCCAAATCATCTGTCTTGTAG